The Blautia hydrogenotrophica DSM 10507 genome window below encodes:
- a CDS encoding diphosphate--fructose-6-phosphate 1-phosphotransferase, protein MKSNVLVVHGGGPTPVMNASLYGVITEAKRHPEIESVYGAIGGMEGIVKEQLLDLLTFEEEKLKLLLHTPGTAIGSSRYPVTEEDYQKIPEILEKYKIRYILPNGGNGTMDTCGKIYQACVKQGYEDIKVVGIPKTIDNDIAITDHTPGYGSAARYLAASVKEVAADVASLPIHVCIIEALGRNAGWITAASALAREKEGDAPHLIYTPERPFNQEEFLEDVKKLYDKLGGVVVVVSEGLKKEDGTPIVEPIFKTDRAVYYGDVSAYLANLVVKRLGVKARSEKPGLCGRASIAWQSLIDRREAQEAGEEALRLALEGHTGVMVGIQREKTADGSYKTRWMEIPIEEVMLLEKTLPDSYINDRGNDVTEEFVSWCRPLIGEGFDKYLNFKDYWQGGNGK, encoded by the coding sequence ATGAAAAGTAATGTGTTAGTCGTACACGGCGGCGGTCCGACGCCGGTCATGAACGCTTCTTTGTATGGAGTTATAACAGAGGCGAAAAGGCATCCAGAGATTGAGTCGGTCTACGGGGCGATCGGTGGAATGGAAGGGATTGTAAAGGAGCAGCTTTTAGACCTTCTGACCTTTGAGGAGGAAAAGTTAAAACTGCTGCTTCACACACCGGGTACCGCCATCGGTTCTTCCAGATATCCGGTGACAGAAGAGGATTACCAAAAAATCCCTGAAATTCTGGAAAAATATAAGATCCGTTATATCCTTCCAAACGGAGGAAACGGAACCATGGATACCTGCGGGAAGATCTATCAGGCCTGTGTAAAACAAGGCTATGAGGACATCAAGGTGGTGGGGATTCCTAAGACGATCGACAACGATATCGCGATTACTGACCATACTCCGGGTTACGGCAGCGCCGCCAGATATCTGGCAGCTTCTGTGAAAGAGGTGGCAGCAGATGTCGCGTCCCTCCCGATTCATGTCTGTATCATCGAGGCGTTGGGAAGAAATGCGGGCTGGATTACGGCGGCCTCGGCGTTGGCCAGAGAAAAAGAAGGGGATGCCCCTCATTTGATCTATACGCCGGAGCGCCCGTTTAACCAGGAGGAGTTTTTGGAGGATGTCAAGAAACTGTATGATAAACTGGGCGGCGTCGTGGTGGTCGTGAGCGAAGGACTGAAAAAAGAGGATGGCACTCCGATTGTGGAACCAATTTTTAAGACGGACCGAGCCGTCTATTACGGAGATGTAAGTGCCTATCTGGCAAATCTGGTCGTCAAAAGGCTGGGTGTGAAGGCCAGAAGTGAGAAACCGGGGCTGTGCGGTCGCGCTTCGATTGCCTGGCAGTCCCTGATTGATAGGAGGGAGGCCCAGGAGGCCGGAGAGGAAGCTTTGCGCCTGGCATTGGAAGGACATACCGGTGTCATGGTGGGAATCCAGAGGGAAAAGACGGCGGACGGTTCTTATAAGACCCGCTGGATGGAAATTCCTATTGAAGAAGTGATGCTGCTGGAGAAGACACTTCCTGATTCCTACATCAATGATAGAGGAAACGATGTGACGGAGGAATTTGTCTCCTGGTGCCGGCCGTTGATCGGTGAGGGGTTTGACAAATATTTAAATTTTAAAGATTATTGGCAGGGGGGAAACGGAAAATGA